The following proteins come from a genomic window of Miscanthus floridulus cultivar M001 chromosome 2, ASM1932011v1, whole genome shotgun sequence:
- the LOC136514444 gene encoding uncharacterized protein: protein MASHRALLLLLLAAALVAALAAVASAEDAKPTILTPVAQTPLGSFDGDKPASDDDTVDDDEDAAPVGAPNGATMTEPTDVPAPPGAEATAGGAEASNAPAAAAAGVCAAAVAVAVGAFASF, encoded by the coding sequence ATGGCCTCGCACcgggcgctgctgctgctgctcctcgccGCCGCGCTCGTCGCGGCGCTGGCCGCCGTCGCGTCCGCCGAGGATGCCAAGCCCACCATCCTGACCCCCGTGGCGCAAACCCCGCTGGGGTCCTTCGACGGCGACAAGCCGGCCTCCGACGACGACAccgtcgacgacgacgaggacgctGCGCCCGTCGGCGCGCCCAACGGGGCCACCATGACCGAGCCCACCGACGTCCCCGCGCCGCCCGGCGCCGAAGCCACCGCTGGCGGCGCCGAAGCCAGCAACGCACCCGCCGCGGCTGCGGCGGGCGTCTGCGCCGCCGCCGTGGCGGTCGCCGTGGGAGCCTTCGCCTCCTTCTGA
- the LOC136514464 gene encoding GDSL esterase/lipase At3g48460-like has translation MATTTAANRLGLLLLAVVATTAAPGVGAAPAAAAATPPFRRVYAFGDSFTDTGNTHSTTGPYSFGYVSSPPYGATFFHRSTNRYSDGRLVVDFLAEALALPTYLPPYLSSNSNSSNATTAVGVNFAVAGATAIEHDFFARNNLSIDVTPQSIMTQLDWFDAHLRAASAGAKTRERVADALFWVGEIGANDYAYTVVARDTIPPKLVRTMAVQRVTAFVEGLLQRGAKYVIVQGLPLTGCLPLAMTLARADDRDAVGCAASSNRQSYVHNRRLLAALRELRRRHPGAVVAYADYYAAHLAVMRAPARYGFAEPFRTCCGSGGGAYNFDLFATCGSPQVTTACARPAEYVNWDGVHMTEAMYKVVAGMFFRDAYCRPAFKDLLAMKAQGKP, from the exons ATGGCGACCACCACGGCGGCCAaccgcctcggcctcctcctccttgccgTCGTGGCGACGACGGCAGCTCCGGGCGTGGGCGCGGCCCCTGCAGCCGCCGCCGCTACACCGCCGTTCCGGAGGGTGTACGCGTTCGGCGACTCGTTCACGGACACGGGGAACACGCACTCGACGACGGGGCCCTACTCGTTCGGCTACGTGTCCAGCCCGCCCTACGGCGCCACCTTCTTCCACCGCTCCACCAACCGCTACTCCGACGGCCGCCTCGTCGTCGACTTCCTCGCCGAGGCGCTGGCGCTGCCGACCTACCTGCCGCCCTACCTCTCCTCCAACTCCAACTCCAGCaacgccaccaccgccgtcggcGTCAACTTCGCGGTGGCCGGCGCCACGGCCATCGAGCACGACTTCTTCGCGCGGAACAACCTCAGCATCGACGTCACGCCGCAGTCGATCATGACGCAGCTGGACTGGTTCGACGCGCACCTCCGCGCCGCCTCCGCCGGGGCCAAGACCCGCGAGAGGGTCGCCGACGCGCTCTTCTGGGTGGGCGAGATCGGCGCCAACGACTACGCCTACACCGTCGTCGCCCGCGACACCATCCCTCCCAAGCTCGTCCGCACCATGGCCGTCCAGAGGGTCACCGCCTTCGTCGAG GGGCTGCTGCAGAGAGGCGCCAAGTACGTGATCGTGCAGGGGCTGCCGCTGACGGGGTGCCTGCCGCTGGCCATGACGCTGGCGCGCGCCGACGACCGCGACGCCGTGGGCTGCGCGGCCTCCTCGAACCGGCAGAGCTACGTGCACAACCGCCGCCTCCTGGCGGCCCTCCGCGAGCTCCGGCGGCGGCACCCGGGCGCCGTCGTCGCCTACGCCGACTACTACGCCGCGCACCTCGCCGTGATGCGGGCGCCCGCCCGGTACGGCTTCGCCGAGCCCTTCCGGACCTGCtgcggctccggcggcggcgcctacaactTCGACCTCTTCGCCACCTGCGGCTCGCCGCAGGTCACCACGGCCTGCGCGCGCCCGGCAGAGTACGTCAACTGGGACGGCGTCCACATGACGGAGGCCATGTACAAGGTCGTCGCCGGCATGTTCTTCCGCGACGCCTACTGCCGCCCGGCGTTCAAGGATCTGCTGGCCATGAAAGCCCAGGGCAAGCCGTGA